One segment of Streptomyces sp. NBC_00576 DNA contains the following:
- a CDS encoding GNAT family N-acetyltransferase yields the protein MRTFGPDVLTIADELTEAYVEIFTAPPWDDRDPEETSARFRARLATDAHRPGFHAVVSFADGGGIRGFVTGWITEAPFRTDRAYGRVTELLGAERVDELLVGAFEIDELGVRAHARGTGLGRRLLSTLTSAAPGGRAWLLTWDQAHETVAFYRRTGWREPAPLPGAESDVVVFLSPSSSSPDQTDPNC from the coding sequence ATGCGGACTTTCGGACCCGACGTTCTCACCATCGCGGACGAACTCACCGAAGCGTACGTCGAGATCTTCACCGCCCCACCCTGGGACGACCGGGACCCCGAGGAGACTTCGGCCAGGTTCCGTGCGCGGTTGGCGACGGACGCGCACCGCCCCGGCTTCCATGCCGTCGTCTCCTTCGCGGACGGCGGCGGGATACGGGGGTTCGTCACGGGCTGGATCACCGAGGCCCCGTTCCGCACCGACCGTGCGTACGGCAGGGTGACCGAACTGCTCGGCGCGGAGCGTGTCGACGAGTTGCTGGTGGGCGCCTTCGAGATCGACGAGCTGGGGGTGCGGGCCCACGCCCGGGGCACCGGACTGGGGCGGCGGCTGCTGTCCACGCTCACCTCTGCCGCGCCGGGCGGCCGGGCGTGGCTGCTGACCTGGGACCAGGCGCACGAGACGGTGGCCTTCTACCGCCGGACGGGCTGGCGGGAACCGGCGCCGTTGCCGGGCGCGGAGTCGGACGTCGTGGTGTTCCTGTCCCCTTCCTCCAGCTCTCCCGATCAGACCGACCCCAACTGTTAA
- the rpmF gene encoding 50S ribosomal protein L32 yields MAVPKRKMSRSNTRHRRAQWKATTTQLVPVTVDGVAHMVPQRLVKAYERGLLRP; encoded by the coding sequence ATGGCCGTTCCCAAACGGAAGATGTCCCGCAGCAACACCCGTCACCGCCGCGCCCAGTGGAAGGCGACCACCACCCAGCTGGTGCCGGTCACCGTCGACGGGGTCGCGCACATGGTGCCGCAGCGGCTGGTCAAGGCGTACGAGCGCGGACTGCTCCGGCCCTGA
- a CDS encoding TIGR03943 family putative permease subunit — translation MNRQAQAVVLFLVGGAMVHAGSTDLYLRYVKAGLQPMVIGAGAVLIVAALATVWYERKLSKTGPDNEVHAHDEEVHVDNGEVHVHREPRVSWLLVLPLFALILVAPPALGSYSALRTGTALQAPLAYAPLPSGDPVRLSLVDYAGRAAYDHGRSLGNRRITITGFVALDGKGTPYLVRMALNCCAADAQPVKVGLTGRIPPVLQPDTWLELTGTYTDRRTKDPVNSGIIPFLDITEAKPVPTPRDPYDESWNN, via the coding sequence GTGAACCGGCAGGCACAGGCGGTCGTTCTGTTCCTGGTCGGCGGAGCGATGGTGCACGCCGGCTCCACCGACCTCTACCTGCGCTACGTCAAGGCAGGGCTCCAGCCGATGGTCATCGGCGCCGGCGCGGTGCTGATCGTGGCCGCGCTGGCGACGGTCTGGTACGAGCGGAAACTCTCGAAGACGGGCCCCGACAACGAAGTTCACGCCCACGACGAGGAGGTCCACGTTGACAACGGGGAGGTCCACGTCCACCGTGAACCGCGCGTCTCCTGGCTCCTGGTCCTGCCCCTGTTCGCGCTGATCCTGGTGGCCCCGCCCGCCCTGGGCTCCTACAGCGCCCTGCGCACGGGTACGGCCCTCCAGGCGCCGTTGGCCTACGCGCCCCTGCCCTCCGGTGACCCCGTACGCCTCAGCCTGGTCGACTACGCGGGCCGGGCGGCCTACGACCACGGACGTTCGCTGGGCAACCGGCGGATCACGATCACCGGGTTCGTCGCGCTCGACGGCAAGGGCACCCCGTACCTCGTCCGGATGGCCCTCAACTGCTGTGCGGCGGACGCCCAGCCGGTCAAGGTCGGTCTGACCGGCCGGATCCCCCCGGTGCTCCAACCGGACACCTGGCTCGAACTCACCGGCACCTACACCGACCGGCGGACCAAGGACCCGGTGAACAGCGGCATCATTCCGTTCCTGGACATCACCGAGGCCAAGCCGGTACCGACCCCGCGCGACCCGTACGACGAGAGCTGGAACAACTGA
- a CDS encoding permease has product MSITKAAPPGAGHRDTEAPPDEAKGNVTDEQQGWQFSSPLVLTMLLILVVALQGPIRRAVSAPVMQSWMTVFVAVVVQALPFLVLGVLLSAMLAVFVPPSFFVRALPSRPALAVPVAGMAGAILPGCECASVPVAGALVRRGVAPAAALAFLLSAPAINPIVLTATAIAFPGKPEMVVARFVASLLVACAMGWLWQRLGRTDWLRPPAHPSDEGLGKGAAFWSSVRHDVMHAGGFLVVGAMAAATLKAVVPASWLSLAADNPVVAVLALAVLAVLLSICSEADAFVAASLTQFSLTARLAFLVVGPMIDLKLFAMQTATFGRGFALRFAPATFVMAVASAVLVGAVLL; this is encoded by the coding sequence GTGAGCATCACCAAAGCGGCCCCGCCCGGGGCCGGCCACCGCGACACGGAGGCTCCGCCGGACGAGGCGAAAGGCAATGTGACGGACGAGCAGCAGGGCTGGCAGTTCAGCTCGCCGCTCGTCCTGACCATGCTGCTGATCCTCGTGGTCGCCCTGCAGGGGCCGATCCGCCGGGCGGTGTCCGCGCCGGTGATGCAGAGCTGGATGACGGTGTTCGTCGCCGTCGTCGTCCAGGCCCTGCCCTTCCTCGTCCTCGGCGTGCTGCTGTCGGCGATGCTCGCGGTGTTCGTACCGCCGTCCTTCTTCGTCCGCGCCCTGCCCAGCCGGCCCGCCCTCGCGGTGCCGGTCGCGGGGATGGCCGGGGCGATCCTCCCCGGCTGCGAGTGCGCGTCCGTACCGGTGGCAGGCGCGCTGGTGCGGCGGGGGGTCGCCCCGGCCGCGGCGCTGGCGTTCCTGCTCTCCGCCCCGGCGATCAACCCGATCGTGCTCACCGCGACCGCCATCGCGTTCCCCGGCAAGCCGGAGATGGTCGTCGCCCGGTTCGTGGCGAGCCTGCTGGTGGCGTGCGCGATGGGCTGGCTCTGGCAGCGGCTCGGCCGCACCGACTGGCTGCGCCCGCCGGCCCACCCCTCGGACGAGGGCCTCGGCAAGGGCGCCGCGTTCTGGAGCTCCGTACGGCACGATGTCATGCACGCGGGCGGCTTCCTGGTCGTCGGCGCGATGGCCGCCGCCACTCTGAAGGCCGTGGTGCCGGCGAGCTGGCTGAGCCTCGCGGCGGACAACCCGGTGGTGGCGGTCCTCGCGCTCGCCGTCCTCGCGGTGCTGCTGTCGATCTGCTCGGAGGCGGACGCGTTCGTCGCCGCGTCCCTGACCCAGTTCTCGCTCACGGCCAGGCTGGCGTTCCTCGTGGTCGGCCCGATGATCGACCTGAAACTCTTCGCCATGCAGACGGCCACCTTCGGCCGCGGGTTCGCCCTCCGCTTCGCGCCGGCCACCTTCGTCATGGCGGTGGCGTCGGCGGTTCTCGTCGGGGCGGTGCTCCTTTGA
- a CDS encoding TOBE domain-containing protein: protein MQSYTIGQAARLLGVSPDTARRWADAGRVKTHRDEGGRRLIDGRDLAAFSIELASTGAGTGSGEEEPSYTSARNAFSGIVTAVKLGDVAAQVEIQAGPHRLVSLLTREAVEELGLEVGVEATARVKSTSVHIDRT, encoded by the coding sequence ATGCAGTCCTACACCATTGGTCAGGCCGCCCGTCTGCTGGGCGTGAGCCCCGACACCGCGAGGCGGTGGGCGGATGCGGGCCGCGTGAAGACCCACCGCGACGAGGGCGGGCGACGCCTGATCGACGGACGGGATCTGGCCGCCTTCTCCATCGAGTTGGCCAGCACGGGCGCGGGCACCGGCTCCGGCGAGGAGGAGCCGTCGTACACCTCCGCCCGTAACGCCTTCTCCGGCATCGTCACGGCCGTGAAACTCGGCGATGTCGCCGCGCAGGTCGAGATCCAGGCGGGCCCGCACCGGCTGGTGTCGCTGCTGACCCGGGAGGCCGTGGAGGAGTTGGGCCTCGAAGTCGGGGTGGAGGCCACGGCCCGGGTGAAGTCGACGAGCGTGCACATCGACCGGACCTGA
- a CDS encoding serine hydrolase domain-containing protein, with amino-acid sequence MVETSGTCTDQFAPVREALTASLNDKDVGASVAVFLDGEPVVDLWGGHTDEARTAAWERDTLTNTWSTTKTMTALCALVLADRGELDLDAPVARYWPEFAAGGKDDVRVRHLLGHTAGLPTWDEPMTVEDLYDWPTATARLAAQTPAWKPGAEGGYHAVTFGHLVGEVIRRVTGRTPGVFFAEEIAGPLDADFHIGLPAEHDHRVAPVIAPPERVLDPNAELPRDRAGNPDIPSSTANTEAWRRAEIPAGNGHGNARSVAAVQSVLSCGGTARGVRLLSEAGCERALEEQFAGTDSVLGVPMRWGMGYGLNSGGLLNPRTCFWGGWGGSMVLVDMDARLTVAYVMNRMLDAGALGDDRAFLILAAAYEGLSG; translated from the coding sequence ATGGTGGAGACCTCCGGCACGTGCACCGACCAGTTCGCCCCCGTACGCGAGGCGTTGACGGCCTCGCTCAACGACAAGGACGTGGGCGCGTCCGTGGCGGTGTTCCTCGACGGCGAGCCGGTGGTCGACCTGTGGGGCGGCCACACCGATGAGGCGCGTACCGCCGCGTGGGAGCGCGACACGCTCACCAACACGTGGTCCACGACGAAGACGATGACGGCGCTGTGCGCCCTGGTCCTCGCCGACCGGGGGGAACTCGACCTGGACGCGCCGGTCGCCCGCTACTGGCCCGAGTTCGCCGCGGGTGGCAAGGACGACGTCCGGGTGCGGCACCTGCTGGGTCACACGGCGGGGCTGCCCACCTGGGACGAGCCGATGACGGTCGAGGACCTCTACGACTGGCCGACCGCCACCGCCCGGCTCGCCGCCCAGACCCCGGCCTGGAAGCCCGGCGCCGAGGGCGGCTACCACGCCGTGACCTTCGGCCACCTCGTCGGCGAGGTGATCCGCCGGGTCACCGGCCGCACCCCGGGTGTCTTCTTCGCCGAGGAGATCGCAGGGCCGCTGGACGCCGACTTCCACATCGGGCTGCCCGCCGAGCACGACCATCGCGTCGCGCCTGTGATCGCTCCACCCGAGCGAGTGCTCGATCCGAACGCCGAGCTTCCGCGTGACCGCGCCGGCAACCCCGACATCCCGTCCTCGACGGCCAACACCGAGGCCTGGCGGCGCGCCGAGATCCCCGCCGGGAACGGCCACGGCAACGCCCGCTCGGTCGCCGCCGTCCAGTCGGTACTGTCCTGCGGCGGCACCGCACGAGGCGTACGGCTGCTGTCGGAGGCGGGCTGTGAACGCGCCCTGGAGGAGCAGTTCGCCGGGACGGACTCGGTGCTGGGCGTGCCCATGCGCTGGGGCATGGGGTACGGCCTGAACAGCGGCGGGCTCCTCAACCCCCGCACGTGTTTCTGGGGTGGCTGGGGCGGTTCGATGGTCCTGGTCGACATGGACGCGCGCCTGACGGTGGCGTACGTCATGAACCGCATGCTCGACGCGGGCGCCCTCGGCGACGACCGGGCCTTCCTGATCCTCGCGGCCGCCTACGAAGGGCTGTCCGGGTGA
- a CDS encoding nucleoside/nucleotide kinase family protein — protein sequence MERPLSSPAPTFDELLGRARALVRDDRRAVLGVAGSPGAGKTTLAERLVRALNGDGAPWVAHVPMDGFHLADVELDRLGLRDRKGAPETFDAAGYAALLRRLREDRAGAGAGEIVYAPGFERVLEQPIAGAVPVFPSARLVVTEGNYLLLSDGSWERVRDQLDEVWFCALDEAERVRRLVARHEEFGKDHDTALAWVRGTDQRNADLVAATRDRADLVVEKLT from the coding sequence GTGGAACGCCCCCTCTCCTCCCCCGCACCCACTTTCGACGAACTCCTCGGCCGGGCCCGGGCGCTGGTCCGGGACGACCGGCGTGCCGTGCTCGGTGTCGCCGGGAGTCCCGGCGCGGGCAAGACGACGCTCGCCGAGCGGCTCGTCCGGGCGCTGAACGGCGACGGCGCGCCCTGGGTCGCCCATGTGCCGATGGACGGCTTCCATCTCGCCGACGTCGAGTTGGACCGGCTGGGCCTGCGGGACCGCAAGGGCGCGCCGGAGACCTTCGACGCGGCGGGGTACGCGGCGCTGCTGCGGCGGCTGCGTGAGGACCGTGCGGGGGCGGGCGCGGGGGAGATCGTCTACGCGCCTGGGTTCGAGCGGGTGCTGGAGCAGCCGATCGCGGGCGCGGTACCGGTGTTTCCGTCGGCGCGGCTTGTCGTCACCGAGGGCAACTACCTTCTTCTGAGCGACGGTTCGTGGGAGCGGGTGCGGGACCAGCTCGACGAGGTGTGGTTCTGCGCGCTGGACGAGGCCGAGCGGGTCCGCCGGCTCGTCGCCCGGCACGAGGAGTTCGGCAAGGACCACGACACGGCGCTCGCGTGGGTGCGGGGCACCGACCAGCGCAACGCCGACCTGGTCGCCGCGACCCGGGACCGGGCGGATCTGGTCGTGGAGAAGCTGACCTGA
- a CDS encoding carbohydrate ABC transporter permease, translating to MTTTDMPRPVDSDPKRSVSKKRPYKAGSGGLRRAVPATTLLWIMACLYGVPVLWFILSSFKPAGDLFSYPLTLVPHNPTLSGFKAAWDSANFSQYFINTALVCVVTTILTVGVSCCTGYALAKYDNRWLKAFFICILATTMLPGEVMLAPEFLVVRNLGLYNSFAGIILPAVLTATGCFMFRQFFLTVPDELVEAARIDGARELSIFLRIMVPISRPIMLTLAILSFQWRWNDYIWPLLMLNDPDKFTVQIGIQSIVGAQNINWSVLLGASVISMIPLILVFLVFQRYVMGADINAGLKD from the coding sequence ATGACAACCACAGACATGCCACGCCCGGTCGACTCCGATCCCAAACGGTCCGTCTCCAAGAAGCGGCCCTACAAGGCGGGTAGCGGCGGGCTCCGGCGGGCGGTGCCCGCAACGACACTGCTGTGGATCATGGCGTGCCTGTACGGGGTGCCGGTGCTGTGGTTCATCCTCAGCTCCTTCAAGCCGGCCGGCGACCTGTTCTCCTATCCGCTGACGCTGGTTCCGCACAACCCCACCCTGTCGGGTTTCAAGGCGGCGTGGGACAGTGCCAACTTCTCCCAGTACTTCATCAACACGGCCCTCGTGTGCGTGGTCACGACGATCCTCACGGTGGGTGTCAGCTGCTGCACGGGGTACGCGCTGGCCAAGTACGACAACAGATGGCTCAAGGCGTTCTTCATCTGCATCCTGGCCACCACGATGCTGCCGGGCGAGGTCATGCTCGCCCCGGAGTTCCTGGTGGTCCGCAACCTCGGCCTCTACAACTCCTTCGCCGGCATCATCCTCCCGGCGGTGCTCACCGCGACCGGATGCTTCATGTTCCGCCAGTTCTTCCTGACGGTTCCCGACGAACTCGTGGAAGCCGCACGCATCGACGGCGCGCGTGAGCTGTCGATCTTCCTGCGGATCATGGTGCCGATCTCCCGGCCCATCATGCTGACCCTCGCCATTCTGTCCTTCCAGTGGCGGTGGAACGACTACATCTGGCCGCTGCTGATGCTCAACGACCCCGACAAGTTCACCGTGCAGATCGGCATCCAGAGCATCGTCGGCGCGCAGAACATCAACTGGTCGGTACTGCTCGGCGCATCGGTCATCTCCATGATCCCGCTGATCCTCGTCTTCCTGGTCTTCCAGCGCTATGTCATGGGCGCCGACATCAACGCCGGACTGAAGGACTGA
- a CDS encoding carbohydrate ABC transporter permease encodes MTKRASAVSASPPRSRRRSKYTLAPLVLIAANVVLFSLFFVWPAVIGLVYSFTNYTGVGAFQYIGLDNYHNLFGDSTFYDALSRTLLYAVLFVPLNFGLSLLAANLVVNKHAKGASVARVVFFIPWLLSPIVVGVLWRWLFGENFGLVNYVIEKFGGSAVPWQSNADLSLIVVVMAASWAWTGFSMLLFIAAIKNVPVSYYEAASLDGAGPWRQFISITLPSIAPTSFIVILLNTINAMKEYPVFVALNNGGPGTSNNLLVQYIYETGFKRGQIGYASAASFVLMLILMAVAIIQLIVNRRVENR; translated from the coding sequence ATGACAAAACGCGCCTCGGCCGTGTCCGCGAGCCCGCCCAGGAGCAGGAGACGCAGTAAGTACACCCTTGCGCCGCTCGTCCTCATCGCGGCCAATGTCGTGCTCTTCTCGCTGTTCTTCGTCTGGCCGGCGGTGATCGGGCTCGTCTACTCCTTCACGAACTACACGGGTGTGGGGGCGTTCCAGTACATCGGACTGGACAACTACCACAACCTGTTCGGGGACTCCACCTTCTACGACGCGCTGAGCCGGACGCTGCTGTACGCCGTGCTCTTCGTACCGCTGAACTTCGGGCTCTCGCTGCTCGCCGCCAACCTGGTGGTGAACAAGCACGCCAAGGGCGCGTCGGTAGCCCGCGTCGTCTTCTTCATCCCGTGGCTTCTGTCGCCCATCGTCGTGGGTGTCCTGTGGCGGTGGCTGTTCGGTGAGAACTTCGGACTGGTCAACTACGTCATCGAGAAGTTCGGCGGAAGTGCCGTTCCGTGGCAGTCGAACGCGGACCTGTCGTTGATAGTGGTGGTGATGGCGGCATCCTGGGCCTGGACGGGTTTCTCGATGCTGCTGTTCATCGCGGCGATCAAGAACGTACCGGTGTCGTACTACGAGGCGGCCTCGCTCGACGGCGCCGGCCCATGGCGCCAGTTCATCAGCATCACGCTGCCGAGCATCGCGCCCACCTCGTTCATCGTCATCCTGCTCAACACGATCAACGCGATGAAGGAATACCCGGTGTTCGTCGCCCTCAACAACGGCGGACCCGGCACATCGAACAACCTGCTCGTCCAGTACATCTATGAGACCGGCTTCAAACGGGGCCAGATCGGCTACGCGAGCGCCGCGTCGTTCGTGCTCATGCTCATCCTGATGGCCGTCGCGATCATCCAGCTGATCGTCAACCGGCGGGTGGAGAACCGATGA
- a CDS encoding extracellular solute-binding protein — protein sequence MTTVGVRRSRRLGRGGMRRLAPLAAVATAGALLLSACGGGSDSGGTSKSLTFWISTVPGQDAGWKKMVAQYKKEAGVDVKLVNIPYDGYTTKLHNAAQANSLPDVAAVPALDPIWSSKLIDLKSIANNATNKINANFLAKDSSGKVLSIPSDVTASGMFINKSLFEKAGVSFPTSPQKTWTWDDFIKAANEVREKTKAKYSLTFDQSPSRLRAMVYEMGGQYVHADDSGKFSVDAATKKAVNTFVGWNDDKTMPKSVWTSGADPSAMFQSGDVVAYWSGVWQVPAFAESIKKFEWASVPTPAQPVQASDVNSGGLTVGFNNNADASAAATKFLSWLYEPAHYQALCEASGFLPVESGLNPKYPFKSEAAQAAYKLYNESIPLYAPISGYFSGAQTNWVLKGKTLTEDPTKTELGKAINGQQSADKALENIVAGYNQQVGG from the coding sequence ATGACCACTGTGGGTGTGCGGCGCTCCCGCCGACTCGGCCGCGGCGGTATGCGCCGCCTGGCTCCCCTCGCTGCCGTTGCCACGGCAGGTGCCCTGCTGCTCTCCGCCTGCGGAGGGGGATCCGACTCGGGCGGGACCTCCAAGTCGCTGACGTTCTGGATCTCCACGGTTCCGGGGCAGGACGCGGGCTGGAAGAAGATGGTGGCGCAGTACAAGAAGGAAGCCGGCGTCGACGTCAAGCTCGTCAACATTCCCTACGACGGCTACACGACGAAGCTGCACAACGCCGCGCAGGCGAACTCCCTGCCCGACGTGGCGGCCGTGCCGGCGCTGGACCCGATCTGGTCGAGCAAGCTGATCGACCTCAAGTCCATCGCCAACAACGCGACCAACAAGATCAACGCCAACTTCCTGGCGAAGGACTCGTCCGGGAAGGTGCTGTCCATCCCCTCGGACGTCACCGCGTCCGGCATGTTCATCAACAAGTCGCTGTTCGAGAAGGCCGGCGTCTCCTTCCCGACCTCGCCCCAGAAGACCTGGACCTGGGACGACTTCATCAAGGCGGCGAACGAGGTCCGGGAGAAGACCAAGGCCAAGTACTCCCTGACGTTCGACCAGTCGCCGTCCCGGCTCCGCGCCATGGTGTACGAGATGGGCGGGCAGTACGTCCACGCGGACGACTCCGGCAAGTTCTCGGTGGACGCGGCGACCAAGAAGGCCGTCAACACCTTCGTCGGATGGAACGACGACAAGACCATGCCGAAGTCGGTGTGGACCAGCGGCGCCGACCCGTCGGCCATGTTCCAGAGCGGTGACGTGGTCGCCTACTGGTCCGGCGTGTGGCAGGTGCCCGCCTTCGCGGAGAGCATCAAGAAGTTCGAGTGGGCGAGCGTCCCGACCCCCGCGCAGCCGGTGCAGGCCAGTGACGTCAACAGTGGTGGCCTGACGGTGGGCTTCAACAACAACGCCGACGCGTCCGCCGCCGCGACGAAGTTCCTGTCCTGGCTGTACGAGCCGGCCCACTACCAGGCGCTGTGCGAGGCGTCCGGGTTCCTGCCGGTCGAGAGCGGTCTGAACCCGAAGTACCCCTTCAAGTCCGAGGCGGCGCAGGCGGCGTACAAGCTGTACAACGAGTCGATCCCGCTCTACGCCCCGATCTCCGGCTACTTCAGTGGCGCGCAGACGAACTGGGTGCTGAAGGGCAAGACCCTCACCGAGGACCCGACCAAGACGGAACTCGGCAAGGCGATCAACGGCCAGCAGTCGGCCGACAAGGCCCTGGAGAACATCGTGGCCGGCTACAACCAGCAGGTCGGCGGCTGA
- a CDS encoding ROK family transcriptional regulator, with amino-acid sequence MAKALRLTESASAVFAVLAGAGTATRPQLASLAGLSKPTVSAAVAELENAGLAAHSGIASGGTGRSAAVYGLGPAAGSVLAVDLGPALTRVRGCALDGTLLAEATGSREEAAVVVREALSALPADAPLRTIVVAVGDVTARAEEGTVRPATAKAGPVFDAVAVALPPGVPVHLENNVNCAALAELHEGAARGRHTFGYLRIGVGIGLGIVVGGHVLAGANRAAGELARLPYPWDDDLQPRREALEEYIGAHSLLSRAAQAWPESDGSCPRTAEQLFSLAGQGGATARAIIDRHAVDVGRLAAAVTAVLDPGLLVLGGSTGAFPQLLPGVRAELERLSWPTEVVSSQVGDLGTVVGAARLAVARGVQTVTEAARTKD; translated from the coding sequence GTGGCGAAGGCCCTCCGCCTGACCGAGAGCGCGAGCGCGGTGTTCGCCGTGCTGGCCGGGGCGGGCACGGCCACCCGGCCGCAGCTCGCGAGTCTGGCGGGCCTGTCGAAGCCGACCGTGTCCGCCGCCGTGGCGGAGCTGGAGAACGCCGGGCTCGCCGCCCACTCGGGCATCGCCTCCGGCGGTACGGGCCGTTCCGCCGCCGTGTACGGACTCGGTCCCGCGGCCGGCTCCGTACTCGCCGTCGACCTCGGCCCCGCCCTGACCCGGGTGCGCGGCTGCGCCCTGGACGGCACCCTGCTCGCCGAGGCCACCGGCTCCCGCGAGGAGGCCGCCGTCGTGGTGCGCGAAGCGCTGTCCGCGCTCCCCGCCGACGCTCCGCTGCGCACCATCGTGGTGGCCGTCGGTGACGTCACCGCGCGCGCCGAGGAGGGCACCGTGCGCCCGGCGACCGCCAAGGCTGGACCCGTCTTCGACGCGGTGGCCGTGGCGCTGCCGCCCGGCGTGCCCGTCCACCTGGAGAACAACGTCAACTGCGCCGCGCTCGCCGAGCTGCACGAGGGCGCGGCGCGCGGCCGGCACACCTTCGGCTATCTGCGGATCGGTGTCGGTATCGGTCTCGGCATCGTCGTGGGGGGCCACGTGCTGGCCGGGGCGAACAGGGCGGCCGGAGAGCTCGCCCGGCTGCCCTACCCCTGGGACGACGACCTGCAGCCCCGCCGCGAGGCCCTGGAGGAGTACATCGGCGCCCACTCCCTGCTGAGCCGGGCCGCCCAGGCCTGGCCGGAATCCGACGGCTCGTGCCCCCGTACCGCCGAGCAGCTGTTTTCGCTGGCCGGACAGGGCGGCGCCACGGCCCGCGCGATCATCGACCGGCACGCGGTGGACGTGGGCCGGCTGGCCGCCGCGGTGACCGCCGTACTGGACCCCGGGCTGCTCGTTCTGGGCGGCAGCACCGGCGCGTTTCCGCAGCTCCTGCCCGGTGTGCGGGCCGAGCTGGAGCGGCTGAGCTGGCCCACCGAAGTGGTCAGCAGCCAGGTCGGTGATCTCGGCACCGTGGTGGGCGCGGCGAGGCTCGCGGTCGCCAGAGGAGTCCAAACCGTGACCGAGGCGGCGCGGACGAAGGATTGA
- a CDS encoding N-acetylglucosamine kinase, with the protein MQDSTPIAVGIDVGGTKTHLRALAGSATVVDEVRSSSGWRPHHPVAAADWLCALVDEALPTGARPASVAVGGHACETPRQCAKIRSVLEERLGVPCLVVGDAELLVPAAGLDKGVGLVAGTGSVAVGRRPDGDLVQVGGWGAVLGDEGGAAGLVREAARAVWAAHDRGEGPDALAEGLISAFGVSEVPALGAALESATDVSAEWGRHAPVVFEAAASGSLIAGEVIAEGGRELASLVVRLAARGVPVDDVVVSGGTVLAQPALHDALLASLAILVPGSRLRPLRVPPVEGAVALARSLV; encoded by the coding sequence GTGCAGGACTCCACGCCCATCGCCGTCGGTATCGACGTGGGCGGCACCAAGACCCATCTCCGCGCCCTCGCGGGGAGCGCCACCGTCGTGGACGAGGTTCGTTCGAGCAGCGGCTGGCGGCCGCACCATCCCGTGGCCGCCGCCGACTGGCTGTGCGCCCTGGTCGACGAGGCGCTGCCCACGGGCGCCCGTCCCGCCTCGGTGGCCGTGGGCGGTCACGCCTGTGAGACGCCCCGGCAGTGCGCGAAGATCCGCTCCGTACTCGAAGAACGTCTCGGTGTGCCGTGCCTGGTGGTCGGCGACGCCGAACTGCTGGTCCCGGCGGCGGGGCTGGACAAGGGTGTCGGGCTGGTCGCCGGCACCGGCTCGGTCGCCGTGGGACGGCGTCCCGACGGCGACCTCGTGCAGGTAGGCGGCTGGGGCGCGGTGCTCGGCGACGAAGGAGGGGCCGCGGGTCTCGTGCGCGAGGCGGCGCGGGCCGTCTGGGCCGCCCATGACCGGGGCGAGGGGCCCGACGCGCTTGCCGAGGGGCTCATATCCGCGTTCGGGGTGAGTGAGGTACCCGCGCTGGGCGCTGCCTTGGAGAGCGCCACGGATGTCTCGGCCGAGTGGGGGCGGCACGCTCCCGTGGTGTTCGAGGCCGCCGCGAGCGGTTCCCTGATCGCCGGCGAGGTGATCGCCGAGGGGGGCCGGGAGCTGGCGTCGCTCGTGGTGCGGCTCGCCGCACGCGGGGTCCCCGTCGACGACGTGGTGGTCTCGGGCGGTACAGTGCTCGCCCAACCTGCCCTGCACGACGCTCTGTTGGCGTCACTTGCCATACTCGTCCCCGGTTCCCGGCTGCGGCCGCTGCGGGTACCGCCGGTGGAGGGTGCCGTGGCACTGGCCCGTTCACTGGTATGA